The following are encoded together in the bacterium genome:
- a CDS encoding NlpC/P60 family protein produces the protein MTEKRLSSVLLAIVFVLSSTAAFAGSVSYKVKKGDTLWAIAKKYHTTPGKIAAANGVSENATLALGKTIRIPTKYSAPTAKSYSAKAASGYSVHTKANDVCLRKGPGTSSAKITVLPIGTTGKVLAIKGSWAKIALSNGTCGYVYRPLIAKGEGTAANTTTETANSAPANSNLIQTALACRGSRYVRGGTSRGGFDCSGFTRYVFAKYGISLPHSSAAQSRLGTGVSRDSLKSGDLVFFQTYRRGISHVGIYIGNGQFVHAATYGRGVRVDSLNSGYYSGRYRCARRVK, from the coding sequence TTGACGGAAAAAAGGCTAAGCAGCGTCTTACTCGCAATAGTATTTGTATTATCATCGACCGCAGCTTTTGCAGGCTCGGTTTCATATAAAGTCAAAAAGGGCGACACCCTTTGGGCAATCGCAAAAAAATACCACACCACTCCCGGCAAAATCGCCGCAGCAAACGGTGTCAGCGAGAATGCCACTCTGGCACTCGGCAAGACAATTAGAATCCCCACCAAATATTCTGCACCAACGGCCAAATCATACTCCGCAAAGGCTGCAAGTGGATACAGTGTTCACACCAAAGCCAACGATGTGTGTCTTAGGAAAGGACCCGGCACGAGCAGTGCAAAGATAACAGTCCTACCAATCGGAACGACCGGCAAGGTGCTTGCCATTAAGGGGTCATGGGCTAAGATAGCGCTGTCGAATGGGACATGCGGATATGTTTACAGGCCATTGATAGCCAAAGGAGAGGGCACTGCGGCAAACACCACCACAGAGACCGCGAACTCAGCTCCCGCAAACAGTAATCTTATCCAGACCGCCCTGGCATGCAGGGGTTCCAGATATGTGCGAGGCGGCACAAGCCGCGGTGGTTTCGACTGCTCAGGCTTTACACGATACGTATTCGCGAAATATGGAATTTCTTTACCCCACTCTTCCGCTGCACAGTCCAGGTTAGGCACAGGCGTTTCGCGCGATAGTCTAAAATCCGGCGACCTGGTATTCTTCCAAACATATCGGCGTGGAATATCACACGTGGGCATATATATAGGCAATGGGCAGTTCGTGCATGCAGCCACATACGGTAGAGGAGTAAGAGTCGATTCTCTTAACTCTGGATATTACTCCGGCAGATATCGCTGTGCAAGACGCGTGAAATAA